The Halorhabdus sp. BNX81 genome includes a region encoding these proteins:
- a CDS encoding helix-turn-helix domain-containing protein gives MSETDRHQTDEVRQPEPPLPEESGLTLEEYLAMQQAIGHQTRFRIVRALVANDELSATDLKSTVEAEPGNFHYHLEQLVDVGLVDKRKRRTADSKGFFTYYRPTAMGRGILEYGVEELMRREREFDDAYS, from the coding sequence ATGTCAGAGACTGATCGCCACCAGACAGACGAGGTTCGTCAGCCGGAGCCCCCGCTGCCGGAAGAGAGCGGATTGACGCTCGAGGAGTACCTCGCGATGCAACAGGCGATCGGCCACCAGACGCGGTTTCGAATCGTGCGCGCACTTGTCGCTAATGACGAACTGAGTGCCACCGACCTCAAGTCGACGGTCGAAGCCGAGCCCGGGAATTTCCACTACCACCTCGAGCAACTGGTCGACGTCGGACTCGTCGACAAACGGAAGCGACGAACTGCCGATAGCAAGGGATTTTTCACCTACTATCGACCGACAGCGATGGGTCGTGGCATCCTCGAGTATGGCGTCGAGGAGCTGATGCGGCGCGAACGCGAATTCGACGACGCCTACTCGTAG
- a CDS encoding queuosine precursor transporter — MSTERSAPPLPVARLGLIAVFVTALITSQVTASKLVGIDIPFSIPLRGSTLIVPAAAFAYAVTFFASDCYAELYGRSEATKLVNVAFAMNFVLLGLVWLAIEAPIFVGSPVDQSPFASVLGSSTGVVAGSMLAYLVSQNLDVFTFHWLRDRTDGRLLWLRNVGSTATSQFVDTVIFITVAFILFKGIPLGDAAGLIVGQYLVKIGVAVFDTPFVYAVVHFVRDREVGPNVVPSD, encoded by the coding sequence ATGAGCACTGAGCGATCCGCACCGCCGTTGCCGGTGGCCCGGCTCGGTCTGATCGCGGTCTTCGTGACCGCGCTGATCACCTCCCAGGTGACCGCGAGTAAGCTCGTCGGCATCGATATCCCGTTCTCGATCCCGCTCAGGGGGTCGACGCTGATCGTCCCCGCGGCCGCCTTCGCCTACGCGGTGACCTTTTTCGCATCGGACTGCTACGCCGAACTGTACGGCCGCAGCGAGGCGACCAAACTGGTCAACGTCGCCTTCGCGATGAACTTCGTCCTGCTTGGGCTGGTATGGCTCGCGATCGAAGCACCCATCTTTGTCGGCTCGCCCGTCGACCAGTCACCGTTCGCCAGCGTGCTGGGATCGAGTACGGGCGTCGTCGCCGGGAGCATGCTCGCCTACCTCGTCAGCCAGAACCTCGACGTCTTCACGTTCCACTGGCTTCGGGACCGCACCGACGGCCGACTCCTGTGGCTGCGCAACGTCGGGTCGACGGCGACGAGCCAGTTCGTCGACACGGTCATCTTCATCACCGTCGCCTTCATCCTCTTCAAGGGGATACCACTGGGTGACGCCGCCGGGTTGATCGTCGGTCAGTACCTCGTCAAAATCGGCGTCGCGGTGTTCGACACGCCGTTCGTCTACGCGGTCGTCCATTTCGTCCGGGACCGCGAGGTGGGGCCGAACGTCGTCCCGAGCGACTGA
- a CDS encoding ribbon-helix-helix domain-containing protein: protein MPKISVEVPQELLSDLDDHVGEDGKFVNRSEAIRASIRKTLDLLDEIDERQGRQTDEH from the coding sequence ATGCCCAAGATAAGCGTCGAAGTGCCCCAGGAACTGCTCTCGGATCTCGACGATCACGTCGGCGAGGACGGCAAGTTCGTCAACCGTTCGGAGGCGATCCGGGCCTCGATCCGGAAGACACTGGATCTACTCGACGAGATCGACGAGCGCCAGGGGAGGCAGACCGATGAGCACTGA
- a CDS encoding flavodoxin domain-containing protein: protein MPTILVCYGTSEGQTETIAERIGDRLTERGHRAPVRNVAENDLDPTGYDAVVIGSSIHMGSHQSSIEGFVRENREALAGRPTGFFQVSLSSATDDPDRRAEAAGYVEDFEDSTAFHPDRVGLFGGALRYSKYGFLKRLLMKQIAKRATGDTDTSRDYEYTDWDEVEAFAEDFAAFVEGRLGEAPPRTE, encoded by the coding sequence ATGCCAACTATTCTCGTGTGCTACGGAACCAGCGAGGGCCAGACCGAGACGATCGCCGAACGGATCGGCGACCGGCTCACCGAACGTGGCCACCGCGCGCCCGTCCGGAACGTGGCCGAGAACGACCTCGACCCGACCGGCTACGATGCCGTCGTGATCGGGTCGTCGATCCACATGGGGAGTCACCAGTCAAGCATCGAGGGGTTCGTCCGCGAAAACCGCGAGGCGCTCGCCGGTCGTCCGACGGGGTTCTTCCAGGTGTCGCTATCATCCGCCACCGACGACCCGGACCGGCGTGCCGAGGCCGCGGGCTACGTTGAGGACTTCGAGGACTCGACGGCGTTTCATCCGGACCGCGTCGGCCTGTTCGGCGGCGCATTGCGGTACTCGAAGTACGGGTTCCTCAAGCGGTTGTTGATGAAGCAGATCGCAAAGCGGGCAACGGGGGATACGGACACCTCGCGGGACTACGAGTACACTGACTGGGACGAGGTTGAGGCCTTCGCCGAGGACTTCGCTGCGTTCGTGGAGGGACGCCTCGGCGAAGCCCCGCCGCGGACCGAGTGA
- a CDS encoding inorganic phosphate transporter: MVEALLVVGIVITAFVAYNIGGATTGPAFGPAVGAGAIGKVGAAALMSVSFFVGAWTIGREVVDTLGTELVTDPTIFSLPVSITVLFFIGGALLIGNLSGAPASTSMTAVGAIAGLGIASGTLDLTVVGEIVSWWIVSPVIGFWISAVIGRYFYTHLRRLIAIDQSEGPLLTLDREGGLPRPAPGPNTSRREIVGTVVLVAIGCLMAFSSGTSNIANAIAPLVGSNELKMNPAILLGCAAVAVGAFTIARRTMETLGNDITDLPLTAAIVVAVVSSTIVIALSAAGVPASFVVIATVNIVGLGWGRATRVVKIEDAVVGDETPPVSVGALAADDDAPTVGKPELIEDEHDPEPIGDEPMQESPAESDLFDPSTTARVLLMQNLVPALATIASFGTFELLFVV, translated from the coding sequence ATGGTCGAAGCACTTCTCGTCGTCGGGATCGTCATCACCGCGTTCGTCGCGTACAACATCGGCGGCGCGACGACCGGCCCAGCCTTCGGTCCCGCGGTCGGCGCGGGCGCGATCGGCAAGGTCGGCGCGGCCGCGCTGATGTCCGTTAGTTTCTTCGTCGGCGCGTGGACGATCGGCCGGGAGGTCGTCGACACGCTCGGGACGGAACTCGTCACCGATCCGACGATCTTCAGCCTGCCGGTCAGTATCACTGTCCTGTTTTTCATCGGCGGGGCGCTGTTGATCGGCAACCTCTCGGGTGCGCCCGCCTCGACGTCGATGACTGCCGTCGGCGCGATCGCGGGGCTCGGCATCGCCTCCGGGACGCTCGATCTCACCGTCGTGGGCGAGATCGTCTCCTGGTGGATCGTCTCACCGGTAATCGGCTTCTGGATCTCCGCGGTCATCGGCCGATACTTCTATACGCACCTTCGACGACTCATCGCGATCGATCAGTCCGAGGGACCACTGTTGACGCTCGACCGTGAGGGTGGGCTCCCCCGACCCGCTCCCGGCCCGAACACGTCCCGTCGTGAGATCGTCGGGACTGTCGTTCTCGTCGCGATCGGGTGTCTGATGGCCTTTAGCTCCGGGACGAGCAACATCGCCAACGCGATCGCGCCGCTGGTGGGTTCGAACGAGCTCAAGATGAACCCCGCTATCCTTCTCGGCTGTGCGGCCGTCGCCGTCGGGGCCTTCACGATCGCTCGCCGGACCATGGAGACGCTTGGCAACGACATCACCGATCTGCCGCTGACCGCGGCAATCGTCGTCGCTGTCGTCAGCTCGACGATCGTGATCGCGCTATCGGCCGCCGGCGTCCCGGCGAGTTTCGTCGTGATCGCGACGGTGAACATCGTGGGCCTCGGATGGGGGCGGGCGACCCGAGTCGTCAAGATCGAGGACGCTGTGGTCGGCGACGAAACCCCACCGGTGTCGGTCGGGGCGCTGGCTGCGGACGACGACGCCCCGACGGTGGGGAAACCGGAGCTGATCGAGGACGAACACGACCCGGAGCCGATCGGGGATGAACCTATGCAGGAATCTCCCGCCGAGTCGGACCTCTTCGATCCATCGACGACCGCACGGGTCCTGCTCATGCAGAATCTGGTCCCCGCCCTCGCGACGATCGCTTCCTTCGGGACGTTCGAACTGCTGTTTGTCGTCTGA
- a CDS encoding twin-arginine translocase subunit TatC, whose protein sequence is MSGAIDDGTRRTLASGRETLGAMLRSAQQDIQKVFIAFVFGLVGTIWILQTYVWDRLKADLFAGMTDEVREGTNVVVVSPFDVILLQVKIGLIVGALFSVPLFLYFSRDALRRRGWLPQAPIARWKLVLLVMATLVLFVGGVAYSYTVFFPIMFSFLASNAIKAGFVPTYHIVKWVEFIFLLALSFGIAAQLPLVMSTLAYAEIVPYETFRDRWKHAVLGLYAAGAMFTPPEPLTQLMWATPLVALYAVSLRITKLVVGAKRSRGQVNVTATLRERWNVLAGAAIASFAVVYGFFAAGGVSVINEGLAIAPGNLGPVPTIGTALGLPESYAAALVAATLAVPVVAWVGYRSVAKQVQQEAGIAMATMGDPTEIDLTNLDRAGIEAAPPEAFEALEEHEALSYINQALENGNNEKAELILERFDEANERAQQEENADEADEESSDDSGIVSGTATGVVDAFTEDETTEDDIGGYYYDLRFILESLTSKMFVLVAVFMAVFIAAFGALYMGGINYIRKDFLRRLPADMIAQGDIAVLHPVEHLVFELKVSTLLGVVAILPLVCYYVWPALKDREWVTGDRRTLLVWGGSLVVGIGLGSYIGYSFIAPRVMSWLAADAIDAHMVVKYRVNTFGWLLVFTTVGIGLLAEIPVTMLLFHRGGLVSYQTMAARWRVVVLALFALAMVVTPGGMFSLLLVAIPASLSYLLGLGILWLYTFGGRRKGPLTPATT, encoded by the coding sequence ATGTCCGGAGCGATCGACGACGGTACACGTCGCACACTTGCGAGTGGTCGAGAAACGTTGGGAGCGATGCTTCGGTCTGCACAGCAGGATATCCAGAAGGTCTTTATCGCGTTCGTCTTCGGACTCGTGGGGACGATCTGGATACTGCAGACGTACGTGTGGGATCGACTCAAAGCGGATTTGTTCGCGGGCATGACTGATGAAGTCCGCGAGGGAACCAACGTCGTCGTCGTTTCCCCGTTCGATGTCATTCTATTGCAGGTGAAGATTGGGCTCATCGTCGGCGCACTGTTTTCAGTTCCGTTGTTCCTGTATTTCTCGCGTGACGCGCTCAGACGGCGGGGCTGGTTGCCACAGGCCCCGATTGCCCGCTGGAAGCTCGTGCTGCTGGTGATGGCCACGCTAGTGCTGTTTGTCGGTGGGGTCGCATACTCCTATACCGTCTTCTTTCCGATCATGTTCAGCTTTCTGGCGTCAAACGCGATCAAGGCCGGATTCGTCCCGACGTATCACATCGTCAAGTGGGTCGAGTTTATCTTCCTGCTGGCGCTTTCGTTTGGCATCGCAGCCCAGCTCCCGCTGGTGATGAGTACGCTCGCGTACGCCGAGATTGTCCCCTACGAGACGTTCAGGGACCGCTGGAAGCACGCCGTGTTGGGCCTCTATGCGGCAGGGGCGATGTTTACGCCACCGGAACCGTTGACACAATTGATGTGGGCGACGCCGCTGGTCGCGCTCTATGCCGTCAGTCTGCGGATCACGAAACTCGTCGTCGGTGCCAAACGATCACGCGGGCAGGTCAACGTGACGGCCACGCTCCGTGAGCGGTGGAACGTTCTCGCTGGGGCGGCGATCGCGTCCTTTGCGGTTGTCTATGGCTTCTTCGCTGCGGGCGGCGTAAGTGTGATCAACGAGGGGCTCGCAATCGCTCCTGGCAACCTCGGACCGGTCCCGACGATCGGAACCGCCCTGGGACTCCCGGAGTCGTACGCAGCGGCACTGGTCGCGGCCACTCTTGCAGTGCCCGTGGTCGCTTGGGTCGGGTATCGATCGGTCGCCAAGCAAGTACAGCAGGAGGCCGGCATCGCGATGGCGACGATGGGAGATCCAACCGAGATCGATCTTACAAACCTCGACCGGGCCGGGATCGAGGCCGCGCCACCGGAAGCGTTTGAAGCGCTCGAAGAGCACGAGGCGCTCAGCTACATCAACCAGGCCTTAGAGAACGGCAACAACGAGAAGGCCGAACTCATCCTCGAACGGTTCGACGAGGCCAACGAGCGTGCCCAACAGGAGGAAAACGCGGACGAAGCTGACGAAGAGAGCTCGGACGACTCGGGAATCGTCTCGGGTACGGCAACGGGAGTCGTCGACGCGTTCACCGAAGACGAAACGACCGAAGACGATATCGGCGGGTACTACTACGATCTGCGGTTCATTCTGGAGTCACTCACCTCGAAGATGTTCGTCCTCGTTGCCGTCTTCATGGCGGTGTTTATCGCAGCGTTCGGGGCACTCTATATGGGTGGCATCAACTACATCCGAAAGGACTTCCTCCGGCGACTCCCGGCCGATATGATCGCTCAGGGAGATATCGCCGTGTTGCATCCCGTCGAGCACCTCGTGTTCGAGCTCAAGGTCAGCACACTGCTTGGCGTGGTGGCCATTCTCCCGTTGGTCTGCTATTACGTCTGGCCGGCCCTGAAAGACCGCGAGTGGGTGACCGGTGACCGACGGACGCTCCTGGTCTGGGGCGGGTCACTCGTTGTCGGCATCGGCCTGGGAAGTTACATCGGGTATAGCTTCATCGCACCCAGAGTCATGTCGTGGCTCGCCGCCGACGCGATCGATGCACACATGGTCGTCAAGTATCGGGTCAATACCTTCGGGTGGTTGCTGGTGTTCACCACTGTGGGGATCGGCCTGCTCGCCGAGATTCCGGTCACGATGCTGCTGTTTCACCGTGGCGGCCTCGTCTCGTATCAGACTATGGCCGCCCGATGGCGCGTGGTCGTCCTGGCGCTGTTCGCGCTGGCGATGGTGGTCACCCCCGGCGGGATGTTCTCGCTACTGTTGGTTGCGATTCCGGCATCGCTTTCGTATCTCCTGGGGCTGGGCATCCTCTGGCTGTATACATTCGGCGGGAGACGAAAGGGGCCACTGACCCCAGCGACGACCTGA
- a CDS encoding twin-arginine translocase subunit TatC, producing the protein MTDGDSPDDEDDAPNGGHDAADTSSDTAVDSGDTRDDDTGSPAEPDDQSDESTDGPVPDGTDSDQAEPATVEDTDATAADRGDRSSSAGEAVSDGESDTDSSQQREATADGDTTDQDNDLATDPEDIAAGPTEPVGIEDEPSRQEPPRETFDSDPTETTAESTAPDDEEMPLADHIEEMVRRLGVVLVLMAGVSAVVFPFGEQIINTIWYSFLPGTFEQCPTTGSVVTNTGATIRPACPRVYNPLATILARFKVATLAGFVVALPAFVYETYLFMRPGLFPRERRYYLAAVPTSLVLATVGLAFAYLLVLPAIFTYFLYYSESAADIAFGLTETFDIMVLMMGFFAAIFQIPLFIMLAIMMGVTSRQWLADRRLLFWAAFGGIAFIFNPDPTGMAPFIVAATMIALFEGTLLLLSWTGSEGLVPAPDAVSARRPYAWLLAVVTGYLASDAPLPAGYYDQLPGFVTGFIESNGLVGITPLVVGGALIAVYEVLTVLLRQYLPMGRVKLALFTGRISVLRFRAPVWLLSIVVGYFASPEPFLLDRAGEIALAPIEAAALAGGLIVAFEMTLAIWRFVRPEEGQRLPLER; encoded by the coding sequence ATGACCGACGGCGACAGTCCTGACGACGAGGACGACGCTCCGAATGGCGGCCATGATGCTGCCGACACCTCGAGCGATACCGCCGTCGATTCGGGCGACACCCGGGACGACGATACCGGAAGTCCAGCGGAACCAGACGATCAATCCGACGAGTCGACGGACGGTCCTGTCCCCGATGGGACCGACTCGGACCAAGCCGAACCTGCAACTGTCGAGGACACTGACGCCACCGCGGCCGATCGCGGTGATCGCTCCAGCAGCGCTGGTGAGGCAGTTTCCGATGGCGAGAGTGACACCGATTCGAGCCAACAACGCGAGGCGACAGCAGACGGCGACACGACAGACCAAGACAACGACCTAGCTACGGATCCCGAGGATATCGCGGCTGGGCCGACCGAACCGGTCGGGATCGAAGACGAACCGTCCCGTCAGGAGCCGCCACGGGAGACCTTCGACTCTGATCCCACCGAGACGACGGCCGAAAGCACAGCCCCGGATGACGAAGAAATGCCGCTGGCCGATCACATCGAGGAGATGGTCCGCCGGCTCGGCGTCGTGCTCGTGTTGATGGCTGGCGTCAGCGCCGTGGTCTTTCCCTTCGGCGAGCAGATCATCAACACCATCTGGTATTCGTTCCTGCCGGGAACCTTCGAACAGTGTCCGACGACGGGTTCGGTCGTGACTAATACGGGCGCGACGATCAGGCCGGCCTGTCCACGGGTGTACAATCCGCTTGCGACGATCCTCGCGCGATTCAAGGTGGCGACGCTGGCCGGGTTCGTCGTCGCGCTTCCGGCGTTTGTTTACGAGACGTACCTGTTCATGCGCCCCGGTCTGTTCCCCCGTGAGCGTCGGTACTATCTCGCTGCTGTGCCAACGAGTCTCGTGCTCGCCACGGTCGGGCTGGCCTTTGCCTACCTGCTTGTCCTCCCCGCGATCTTCACGTACTTCCTGTATTACTCCGAGAGCGCGGCGGACATCGCCTTTGGCTTGACAGAGACCTTCGACATTATGGTCCTGATGATGGGCTTTTTCGCTGCCATCTTCCAGATTCCACTGTTCATCATGCTCGCGATCATGATGGGTGTGACCTCCCGGCAGTGGCTGGCCGACCGCCGGTTGCTGTTCTGGGCGGCCTTCGGCGGGATCGCGTTCATCTTCAATCCTGACCCGACCGGGATGGCCCCGTTCATCGTCGCGGCGACGATGATCGCGCTGTTCGAGGGGACGCTTCTCCTGTTGTCCTGGACCGGCAGCGAAGGGCTGGTCCCCGCTCCGGATGCAGTGTCGGCTCGCCGACCCTACGCCTGGCTGCTCGCGGTGGTCACCGGCTACCTCGCCAGTGACGCCCCGCTTCCGGCGGGCTATTACGACCAACTCCCCGGATTCGTCACTGGCTTCATCGAGAGCAACGGTCTGGTCGGGATAACGCCGCTCGTCGTCGGTGGCGCACTCATTGCCGTCTACGAGGTCTTGACGGTGCTCCTGCGGCAGTATCTGCCGATGGGGCGGGTCAAACTGGCACTGTTTACCGGTCGTATATCGGTACTTCGGTTCCGTGCACCGGTCTGGCTCCTCTCAATTGTCGTTGGCTACTTCGCGAGTCCGGAGCCGTTCCTGCTCGATCGCGCGGGTGAGATCGCGCTCGCGCCGATCGAGGCGGCCGCGCTCGCCGGCGGGTTGATCGTCGCCTTCGAGATGACCCTCGCGATCTGGCGCTTCGTTCGGCCGGAGGAGGGCCAGCGTCTGCCCCTCGAGCGGTGA
- a CDS encoding MarR family winged helix-turn-helix transcriptional regulator has translation MPVLLNDHDSDLTLRPGTTKSDIVAYLYRNPEWGYSPKDITESLDIPRGTATTTLKRLYDDDYVGKTDDGYYHALSERDDIRRYVSSLEQAHRLFGHHRDADATPEAPEKQIAEDRTDEELDAELAALEDEIGDSDE, from the coding sequence ATGCCGGTCCTCCTCAACGATCACGATTCCGACCTTACCCTTCGGCCAGGGACAACGAAGTCGGATATCGTCGCGTACCTCTATCGAAACCCCGAGTGGGGATATTCCCCGAAGGACATCACGGAATCCCTTGACATCCCGCGAGGGACCGCCACGACGACACTCAAACGGCTGTACGACGACGATTACGTCGGGAAAACCGACGACGGCTACTACCACGCCCTGAGCGAACGAGATGACATTCGACGGTATGTCTCTAGCCTTGAGCAGGCACATCGACTGTTCGGTCACCACCGCGATGCGGACGCCACGCCGGAAGCGCCCGAGAAACAGATCGCTGAAGACCGCACTGACGAGGAACTTGATGCCGAACTTGCGGCGTTAGAAGACGAGATCGGCGACAGCGATGAGTAA
- the larE gene encoding ATP-dependent sacrificial sulfur transferase LarE: MESTQRSVEDKLAAARADLAERDGVLVAFSGGVDSSVVAAIAEDALGADAVACTARSETLPEAELQEAKRVAEEIGIRHDIVEFSELESEAFIENDGDRCYHCRSMRLSAMYDRAKELGIETVCDGTNAADPGEGHRPGLQAVEELDATSPLLEHDITKDEVREVARHYDLSVAEKPSMACLSSRIPTGLEVTEEKLTRIEQAERVLRTWGFEQFRVRDHDGIARIEVGEGELEAALDPEFVAAAREHIGDLGFEHVTLDLEGYRTGSVSPGEGEGSEPSE; this comes from the coding sequence ATGGAATCCACCCAGCGGTCCGTCGAGGACAAACTCGCGGCGGCCCGCGCCGACCTGGCCGAGCGCGATGGCGTCCTCGTGGCATTTTCGGGCGGGGTCGATTCGAGCGTCGTCGCCGCGATCGCCGAAGACGCACTGGGCGCGGACGCGGTCGCCTGCACCGCCAGAAGCGAGACGCTCCCCGAGGCCGAACTGCAGGAAGCCAAGCGTGTCGCCGAGGAGATCGGTATCCGTCACGATATCGTCGAGTTCTCCGAACTCGAAAGCGAGGCGTTCATCGAAAACGACGGCGACCGGTGCTATCACTGCCGGTCGATGCGCCTCTCCGCGATGTACGACCGGGCGAAGGAACTCGGGATCGAGACCGTCTGTGACGGGACGAACGCCGCCGACCCCGGCGAGGGACACCGCCCCGGATTGCAGGCCGTCGAGGAACTCGACGCGACCTCACCGCTGCTCGAGCACGACATCACGAAAGACGAGGTCCGGGAAGTCGCCCGCCACTACGACCTCTCGGTCGCCGAGAAGCCGTCGATGGCGTGTCTCTCTTCCCGGATCCCGACCGGCCTGGAGGTCACCGAGGAGAAACTTACCCGGATCGAACAGGCCGAACGCGTCCTCCGGACGTGGGGCTTCGAGCAGTTCCGCGTCCGCGATCACGACGGCATCGCCCGGATCGAGGTCGGCGAGGGCGAACTCGAGGCGGCGCTCGATCCGGAGTTCGTTGCCGCGGCGCGCGAGCACATCGGCGATCTGGGCTTCGAGCACGTCACGCTGGATCTAGAGGGGTATCGGACGGGGAGTGTGAGTCCTGGCGAGGGCGAGGGAAGCGAGCCCTCGGAATGA
- a CDS encoding LLM class flavin-dependent oxidoreductase, whose amino-acid sequence MDLSLVDLSPVPEGGTATDAYANTVTAAKQAEELGYSRVWVAEHHAMGDTLAGTTPEVLLGHLAAETDSIRLGSGAVLLNHYSPYKVAEVFGALDGLAPGRIDAGLGRANGSPAADRALGTERRVENPDAEHREKIESVVAHLYDAFPDDHAYSDLKIPRSGEEPPVPWVLGSSPSSAKVAGQLGLRYCFAAFIRPGFATQAFETYREHFEPADSDGGLDEPTGMVAVNAIAAETDAQAARKRAVAEASFQRMARGVVGSTPSIEEAIDELGGVPDPTPATLDPGEWPRAISGSPETLSGLLEQLSDRVGVEEVMIQQVVADHDDALRSHELLATGVDLSPRP is encoded by the coding sequence ATGGATCTCTCGCTGGTCGATCTCTCGCCGGTCCCCGAGGGCGGCACCGCGACCGATGCCTACGCGAACACCGTCACCGCCGCGAAACAGGCCGAGGAACTCGGCTACTCGCGGGTCTGGGTCGCAGAACACCACGCCATGGGCGACACCCTCGCCGGAACCACGCCCGAGGTACTGCTCGGCCATCTCGCGGCCGAGACCGACTCGATCCGGCTTGGCTCGGGAGCCGTCCTGCTCAATCACTACAGCCCCTACAAAGTCGCCGAGGTTTTCGGCGCGCTCGACGGCCTCGCGCCGGGCCGAATCGACGCCGGACTCGGACGGGCCAACGGCTCGCCGGCTGCCGATCGCGCCCTCGGGACCGAGCGCCGGGTCGAGAACCCCGACGCCGAGCACCGCGAGAAGATCGAGTCCGTCGTCGCCCACCTCTACGACGCATTTCCCGACGACCACGCCTACAGCGACCTGAAAATCCCCCGCTCCGGCGAGGAGCCGCCGGTCCCGTGGGTGCTCGGATCGAGCCCGTCCAGTGCGAAAGTCGCCGGGCAACTCGGCTTGCGGTACTGTTTCGCGGCGTTCATCCGCCCGGGCTTCGCGACCCAGGCTTTCGAGACCTACCGCGAGCATTTCGAGCCCGCCGACAGCGACGGCGGCCTCGACGAACCCACGGGGATGGTCGCCGTCAACGCCATCGCCGCCGAGACCGACGCGCAAGCGGCGCGCAAGCGGGCGGTGGCCGAGGCGTCCTTCCAGCGGATGGCACGCGGGGTCGTCGGCTCGACGCCCTCAATTGAGGAAGCGATCGACGAACTCGGCGGCGTCCCGGACCCGACACCGGCCACCCTCGACCCTGGCGAGTGGCCGCGGGCCATCTCCGGGAGTCCCGAAACGCTGTCCGGGTTGCTCGAACAGCTGTCGGACCGGGTCGGCGTCGAGGAGGTCATGATCCAGCAGGTCGTCGCCGATCACGACGACGCGCTGCGCTCGCACGAACTACTGGCTACAGGGGTTGATCTCTCACCTCGCCCCTGA